Proteins from a genomic interval of Mycobacterium conspicuum:
- a CDS encoding class I adenylate-forming enzyme family protein — MSVSLLLEMAASGNPDRTAVVAGDLRLTTQQLSDLADGGAGVIAASNAKHVAYVGTGGAMLPLLIFAAARAGVAFTPLNYRLSAEGIQTLIGRLPEPLVIVDAGYREMVRDAGLQVLDSDDFLTAARSPEAAEFEAEFADPESVAIVLFTSGTTSQPKAVELSHTNLTSYITSTVEFESAGADDAALICVPPYHIAGVSAALSNLYAGRKMVYLPNFDAQEWVRLVNAERVSTATVVPTMLDRIVTVLEAGGHQLPTLRNLAYGGSKVGLPLVRRALELLPEVGFVNAYGLTETSSTIAVLGPDDHRAAHSASDPAASKRLGSVGQPVPGIELQIRDDDGNVLGPGETGELFVRGEQVSGRYTGIGSVLDENGWFPTKDIAMLDEEGYLFIGGRSDDTIIRGGENIAPAELEEVLIEHSHVRDVAVVGVEDPQWGQAIVAVVVPVAGIDPDPEELREHVRKSLRGSRTPDRVVFRDELPTTPTGKVLRREIIETLKGLHA, encoded by the coding sequence ATGAGCGTTTCGTTGCTGCTCGAGATGGCCGCGTCGGGCAACCCCGACCGCACGGCCGTCGTGGCCGGCGACTTGCGGCTGACCACCCAGCAGCTCAGTGACCTCGCCGACGGCGGCGCCGGCGTCATCGCCGCGTCGAACGCCAAGCACGTGGCGTACGTCGGCACCGGCGGGGCGATGCTCCCGCTGCTGATCTTCGCCGCGGCCCGCGCCGGGGTGGCGTTCACCCCGCTCAACTACCGGCTGTCGGCCGAGGGCATCCAGACCCTGATCGGGCGGCTGCCCGAACCGCTGGTGATCGTCGACGCCGGTTACCGCGAGATGGTCAGGGACGCCGGGCTACAGGTGCTGGACTCCGATGACTTCCTGACGGCGGCGCGCAGCCCCGAGGCCGCTGAATTTGAAGCCGAGTTCGCCGACCCGGAGTCCGTCGCGATCGTCCTGTTCACCTCGGGCACCACGTCGCAGCCCAAGGCCGTCGAGCTGTCCCACACCAACCTGACCAGCTACATCACCAGCACGGTCGAATTCGAGTCCGCCGGGGCGGACGACGCCGCGCTGATCTGCGTGCCGCCCTATCACATCGCCGGGGTGAGCGCGGCGCTGTCCAACCTGTACGCCGGGCGAAAGATGGTCTACCTGCCCAACTTCGACGCGCAGGAATGGGTGCGCCTGGTCAACGCCGAACGGGTGTCCACCGCCACGGTGGTGCCCACCATGCTGGACCGCATCGTCACCGTGCTCGAGGCCGGCGGCCACCAGCTGCCGACGCTGCGCAACCTGGCCTACGGCGGCTCGAAGGTGGGCCTGCCACTGGTCCGGCGGGCGCTGGAATTGCTGCCGGAGGTGGGCTTCGTCAACGCCTACGGGCTGACCGAGACGAGCTCGACGATCGCAGTGCTCGGCCCCGACGACCACCGGGCGGCGCACTCGGCCTCCGATCCCGCCGCCTCCAAGCGGCTCGGGTCGGTCGGGCAGCCGGTGCCCGGCATCGAGTTGCAGATCCGCGACGACGACGGCAACGTGCTCGGCCCGGGGGAGACCGGCGAGCTGTTCGTGCGCGGCGAGCAGGTGTCCGGCCGCTACACCGGGATCGGCTCGGTGCTCGACGAAAACGGTTGGTTCCCAACCAAAGACATCGCGATGCTGGACGAAGAGGGCTACCTGTTCATCGGCGGGCGCAGCGACGACACCATCATCCGCGGCGGGGAGAACATCGCGCCCGCCGAGCTGGAGGAGGTGCTCATCGAGCACTCGCATGTGCGCGACGTCGCCGTGGTCGGCGTCGAGGATCCGCAGTGGGGCCAGGCGATCGTCGCGGTGGTGGTGCCCGTCGCCGGCATCGATCCCGACCCCGAGGAACTGCGCGAACATGTCCGCAAGAGTTTGCGCGGGTCGCGCACCCCGGACCGGGTAGTCTTTCGCGACGAGCTGCCCACGACTCCCACCGGCAAGGTGCTTCGCCGGGAAATCATCGAGACGCTAAAAGGATTGCATGCATGA
- a CDS encoding aldehyde dehydrogenase, protein MTDIKTEYDKLFIGGKWTEPATGEVIEVHCPATGEYVGKVPMAAAADVDAAVAAARAAFDNGPWPATPPKERAAVLANALKLMEERKDGFVKLLGLETGQPPTSVETMQWMSGIGAMNFFAGPAVEQVKWREIRTGGYGQTIVHREPLGVVGAIVAWNVPLFLAINKLGPALLAGCTVVLKPAAETPLSANAFAQVFADAGLPEGVLSVVPGGIETGQALTSNRDIDVFSFTGSSAVGKEIGQRAAEMLKPCTLELGGKSAAIVLDDVDLASAVPMLVFSGIMNTGQACVAQTRILAPRSRYDEIVDAVSNFVQMLPVGKPDDPAAQIGSLISEKQRARVEGYIAKGIEEGARLVCGGGRPEGLDGGFFVQPTVFADVDNKMTIAQEEIFGPVLSIIPYDTEDEAIKIANDSAYGLAGSVWTSDVPHGIEVSEKIRTGTYAINWYAFDPCCPFGGYKNSGIGRENGPEGVEHFTQQKSVLMPMGYTLEG, encoded by the coding sequence ATGACCGACATCAAGACCGAGTACGACAAGCTTTTCATCGGCGGCAAATGGACCGAGCCGGCGACCGGCGAAGTCATCGAGGTGCACTGTCCGGCGACCGGCGAGTACGTCGGCAAGGTGCCGATGGCGGCCGCGGCCGACGTGGACGCGGCGGTCGCCGCGGCGCGCGCCGCGTTCGACAACGGCCCCTGGCCCGCCACCCCACCGAAGGAGCGCGCGGCCGTGCTCGCCAACGCGCTCAAGCTGATGGAGGAGCGCAAAGACGGGTTCGTCAAACTGCTCGGCCTGGAGACCGGCCAGCCGCCGACCTCGGTCGAGACGATGCAGTGGATGAGCGGCATCGGCGCGATGAACTTCTTCGCCGGCCCCGCCGTCGAGCAGGTCAAGTGGCGCGAGATCCGCACCGGCGGCTACGGGCAGACCATCGTGCATCGCGAGCCGCTCGGCGTGGTCGGCGCGATCGTGGCCTGGAACGTGCCACTGTTCCTGGCGATCAACAAGCTGGGCCCCGCGCTGCTGGCCGGGTGCACCGTCGTGCTCAAGCCCGCCGCCGAAACCCCGTTGAGCGCCAACGCTTTCGCGCAGGTGTTCGCCGACGCCGGCCTGCCCGAGGGTGTGCTGTCGGTGGTCCCCGGCGGCATCGAGACCGGCCAGGCGCTGACCTCAAACCGCGACATCGACGTGTTCTCGTTCACCGGCAGCTCGGCCGTCGGCAAGGAGATCGGCCAGCGCGCCGCCGAGATGCTCAAGCCGTGCACCCTGGAGCTCGGCGGCAAGTCGGCGGCCATCGTCCTCGACGACGTCGACCTGGCGTCGGCGGTCCCGATGCTGGTGTTCTCCGGAATCATGAACACCGGGCAGGCCTGCGTGGCCCAGACCCGCATCCTGGCGCCCCGGTCGCGCTACGACGAAATCGTGGACGCGGTCAGCAATTTCGTGCAGATGCTGCCCGTCGGCAAGCCCGACGACCCGGCCGCCCAGATCGGATCGCTGATCAGCGAGAAGCAGCGCGCCCGCGTCGAGGGCTACATCGCCAAGGGCATCGAGGAGGGCGCGCGGCTGGTGTGCGGCGGCGGCCGTCCCGAGGGCCTGGACGGCGGATTCTTCGTGCAGCCCACGGTGTTCGCCGACGTCGACAACAAGATGACGATCGCGCAGGAGGAGATCTTCGGGCCGGTGCTGTCCATCATTCCGTATGACACCGAGGACGAGGCGATCAAGATCGCCAACGACTCGGCCTACGGGTTGGCCGGCAGCGTGTGGACTTCCGACGTGCCGCACGGCATCGAGGTGTCGGAGAAGATCCGCACCGGCACGTACGCGATCAACTGGTACGCGTTTGACCCGTGTTGCCCGTTCGGCGGCTACAAGAACTCCGGCATCGGCCGCGAGAACGGCCCCGAGGGCGTCGAGCACTTCACCCAGCAGAAGAGCGTGCTGATGCCGATGGGCTACACGCTGGAGGGTTAG
- a CDS encoding crotonase/enoyl-CoA hydratase family protein: MSEEAGNTEPEVLVEQRDRILIITINRPKAKNAVNAAVSRGLADAVDRLDGDKGLSVGIVTGAGGSFCAGMDLKAFARGEVPIVEGRGMGFTERGPDKPLIAAVEGYALAGGTELALATDLIVASRDSAFGIPEVKRGLVAGGGGLLRLPQRIPSAIAMELALTGENLSAERAHALGMVNVLAEPGQALDAAIELAERIAANGPLAVAATKRIIVESRGWTPENMWAEQTKILGPVFVSNDAKEGAIAFAEKRAPNWTGT; encoded by the coding sequence GTGAGCGAAGAAGCTGGCAACACCGAACCCGAAGTCCTGGTCGAACAGCGCGACCGGATTCTGATCATCACCATCAACCGGCCCAAGGCCAAGAACGCGGTCAACGCCGCGGTCAGCCGGGGCCTGGCCGACGCGGTCGATCGGCTCGACGGCGACAAGGGCCTTTCCGTGGGCATCGTCACCGGCGCGGGCGGCTCGTTCTGCGCGGGCATGGACCTCAAGGCGTTCGCGCGCGGCGAGGTCCCCATCGTCGAGGGCCGCGGCATGGGCTTCACCGAGCGCGGGCCGGACAAGCCGCTCATCGCGGCGGTCGAGGGCTACGCGCTGGCCGGCGGCACCGAGCTGGCCCTGGCCACCGATTTGATCGTGGCCTCGCGGGACTCCGCCTTCGGCATCCCCGAGGTCAAGCGCGGCCTGGTCGCCGGCGGCGGCGGGTTGCTGCGGCTGCCCCAGCGCATCCCGTCGGCCATCGCCATGGAGTTGGCGTTGACGGGGGAGAACCTGTCCGCCGAGCGCGCGCACGCGCTGGGGATGGTCAACGTGCTGGCCGAGCCGGGGCAGGCCCTGGACGCCGCCATCGAGCTGGCCGAGCGGATCGCCGCCAACGGGCCGCTGGCGGTGGCCGCCACCAAGCGGATCATCGTCGAGTCCCGCGGCTGGACCCCGGAGAACATGTGGGCCGAGCAGACCAAGATCCTGGGCCCGGTGTTCGTCTCCAACGACGCCAAGGAGGGCGCGATCGCGTTCGCCGAGAAGCGCGCGCCCAACTGGACCGGGACGTAA
- a CDS encoding PE family protein produces MSFLITQPDLVSVAATELANIDSTLGQATSASAARTMQLVAAGADEVSAAVAAAFGSHALDFHAVGAQAAAVHRQFVQALNAAAAEYAAAEAANAAATANPWQAVQQGILNAINAPTELLLQRPLIGDGADGAPGTGQDGGTGGILWGNGGDGGSGAAGQNGGNGGRAGLIGNGGAGGAGGLSTVAGTAAGSGGAGGTGGLLWGDGGRGGAGGAYNAAALQNGAGSGGAGGDAVGLFGNGGAGGTGGTASAVNFTSGNGGHGGHGGLLHGTGGAGGNAGSGAGLAGSLIGAGGDGGNGGLLSGDGGAGGAGQGLNGGNGGNAGLIGDGGVGGVGAFTGPGGNGGDGGTLWGDGGRGGDGGQAVGVGFGGKGGAGGDAVGLFGSGGDGGNGGQSATAAFNGGQGGRGGNAAVFGDGGNGGNGGASLNKAFGGAGGNAQLVGNGGAGGNSAGVGGIPGAGGAGGLLLGLPGPDGQAGP; encoded by the coding sequence ATGTCATTCCTGATCACCCAGCCCGACCTGGTCTCGGTCGCCGCCACCGAGCTGGCGAACATCGACTCGACGCTCGGGCAGGCCACCTCGGCGTCGGCGGCGCGCACCATGCAGCTGGTGGCGGCGGGCGCCGACGAGGTGTCAGCGGCCGTGGCCGCCGCCTTCGGCTCGCACGCCCTGGATTTCCATGCGGTCGGCGCCCAAGCGGCGGCCGTCCACCGGCAATTCGTGCAGGCGCTCAATGCCGCGGCGGCCGAGTACGCCGCCGCCGAGGCCGCCAACGCCGCGGCCACGGCCAACCCCTGGCAGGCCGTGCAACAGGGCATCCTCAACGCCATCAACGCGCCGACCGAACTGCTCCTGCAGCGCCCGCTGATCGGCGACGGCGCCGACGGCGCGCCCGGCACGGGCCAAGACGGCGGCACCGGCGGGATTTTGTGGGGCAACGGCGGCGACGGCGGGTCCGGCGCCGCGGGCCAAAACGGCGGCAACGGCGGCCGGGCGGGCCTGATCGGCAACGGCGGCGCGGGCGGGGCGGGGGGTCTGAGCACCGTCGCCGGAACCGCCGCCGGCAGCGGCGGCGCCGGCGGCACCGGCGGGCTGTTGTGGGGCGACGGCGGCCGGGGCGGCGCGGGCGGTGCTTACAACGCCGCCGCCCTGCAGAACGGCGCGGGCAGTGGCGGCGCGGGCGGGGACGCGGTCGGGTTGTTCGGCAACGGCGGCGCCGGCGGCACCGGCGGCACCGCGTCCGCCGTCAACTTCACGTCCGGGAACGGCGGCCACGGCGGCCACGGCGGCCTGTTGCACGGCACCGGCGGCGCCGGCGGAAACGCCGGCAGCGGGGCCGGCTTGGCGGGATCGCTCATCGGCGCCGGCGGAGACGGCGGCAACGGCGGCCTGCTCAGCGGCGATGGCGGTGCCGGCGGCGCCGGCCAGGGCCTGAACGGCGGCAACGGTGGCAACGCCGGGCTGATCGGCGACGGCGGCGTCGGCGGCGTCGGCGCGTTCACCGGGCCCGGCGGCAACGGGGGCGACGGCGGCACCCTGTGGGGCGACGGCGGGCGCGGCGGCGACGGCGGGCAAGCGGTTGGGGTCGGTTTCGGCGGTAAGGGCGGCGCCGGCGGCGACGCCGTCGGCCTGTTCGGCAGCGGCGGAGATGGCGGCAACGGCGGCCAGAGCGCCACCGCGGCGTTCAACGGGGGCCAGGGCGGACGCGGTGGCAACGCCGCCGTCTTCGGCGACGGCGGCAACGGGGGCAACGGCGGCGCCAGCCTGAACAAGGCTTTCGGCGGCGCCGGCGGGAACGCGCAACTCGTCGGCAACGGCGGCGCCGGCGGCAATAGCGCCGGGGTCGGCGGAATTCCGGGCGCGGGCGGCGCCGGCGGGCTGCTGCTCGGGTTGCCCGGCCCCGACGGACAGGCCGGGCCCTAG
- a CDS encoding PE family protein — protein MPFVIAEPDLVTAAAADLARIGSTLTQANSAAAAPTTQVLAAGADEVSAAVGAFFAAHGQRYQALGAQVAAFHDQFVQDVGAGARAYASTEAANAAAAANLWQTLQQDVLNAVNAPTELLLGRPLIGNGADGLPGTGQDGGAGGLLWGNGGNGGSGTPATGAGPGGPGGNGGPAGLFGNGGAGGAGGQAVGLQSAGPGGAGGTGGLLFGNGGPGGVGGFALSPTTGGTGGRGGDAVGLFGNGGAGGDGGSGQLGDLQNSVAGAGGQGGHGGTLHGDGGRGGNAGFATRGNFGGNGGAGGMFSGDGGAGGNSTGGKVGGAGGAAGFIGDGGAGGTGGAADQTLLFENGGDGGTGGAGGAFWGDGGHGGMGGQSAYGNGGHGGAGGNAVGFFGDGGAGGGGAQGLGKGGFGGQGGDGGVIGGGGRGGDAGVGTTFSGSVGGDGGNARLIGNGGAGGTGYLGAGGIGGAGGLLLGVPGADGRDGP, from the coding sequence ATGCCTTTCGTGATCGCAGAGCCCGACCTCGTGACGGCTGCCGCCGCGGATCTGGCGAGAATCGGTTCCACGCTGACCCAGGCCAATTCGGCCGCGGCGGCCCCGACCACGCAGGTGCTGGCCGCCGGCGCAGATGAGGTGTCGGCGGCCGTCGGCGCATTCTTCGCCGCTCACGGTCAGCGGTATCAGGCCCTCGGCGCCCAGGTGGCGGCTTTTCACGACCAATTCGTCCAGGACGTGGGCGCCGGCGCCCGCGCCTACGCCAGCACCGAGGCGGCCAACGCCGCCGCCGCGGCCAACCTCTGGCAAACCCTGCAGCAGGACGTGCTGAACGCGGTCAACGCCCCCACCGAACTGCTGTTGGGTCGGCCACTGATCGGCAACGGCGCCGACGGGTTGCCGGGGACCGGGCAGGACGGTGGCGCCGGCGGACTGTTGTGGGGCAACGGGGGCAACGGCGGCTCCGGAACGCCCGCGACCGGGGCCGGCCCCGGAGGGCCGGGCGGCAACGGCGGACCCGCCGGCCTGTTCGGAAACGGCGGCGCGGGCGGGGCCGGCGGCCAAGCCGTCGGCCTCCAGTCCGCCGGCCCGGGTGGGGCCGGCGGCACCGGCGGGCTGCTGTTCGGCAACGGGGGGCCCGGCGGTGTCGGCGGATTCGCGTTGTCCCCCACCACCGGAGGTACCGGAGGGCGGGGCGGGGACGCCGTCGGGTTGTTCGGCAACGGCGGGGCCGGGGGCGATGGCGGTTCCGGTCAGCTCGGGGATTTGCAGAACAGTGTTGCCGGCGCGGGCGGCCAGGGCGGCCACGGCGGAACGCTGCACGGCGACGGCGGCCGCGGCGGCAACGCCGGATTCGCCACGCGCGGCAACTTCGGTGGCAACGGCGGCGCCGGCGGGATGTTCAGCGGCGACGGCGGCGCCGGCGGCAACAGCACGGGCGGCAAGGTGGGCGGCGCCGGCGGAGCCGCCGGCTTTATCGGCGACGGGGGCGCCGGCGGCACGGGCGGTGCCGCCGACCAGACCCTGCTCTTTGAAAACGGGGGCGACGGCGGCACCGGCGGAGCGGGCGGCGCCTTTTGGGGCGACGGCGGGCACGGTGGCATGGGCGGGCAATCCGCCTACGGGAACGGCGGCCACGGGGGTGCGGGCGGCAACGCCGTCGGATTCTTCGGCGACGGCGGGGCCGGCGGGGGCGGTGCCCAGGGTTTGGGCAAGGGCGGTTTCGGCGGCCAGGGCGGCGACGGGGGCGTCATCGGCGGCGGCGGTCGGGGTGGCGACGCCGGGGTGGGCACCACCTTCTCCGGATCGGTGGGCGGGGACGGCGGCAACGCCCGGCTGATCGGCAATGGCGGAGCCGGGGGCACCGGATACCTCGGGGCGGGCGGGATTGGCGGCGCCGGCGGGCTGTTGCTCGGCGTGCCCGGGGCCGACGGGCGGGACGGACCGTGA
- a CDS encoding glycosyltransferase family 4 protein, with protein sequence MSTLRSVLLLCWRDTGHPQGGGSETYLQRIGAQLAASGVDVTLRTARYAAAPRREVVDGVRISRAGGRYSVYLWALAAMAAARLRGAAPDVVVDTQNGLPFLARLVYGRRVVMLVHHCHREQWPVAGPVLGRLGWFIESRLSPWANRRNQYVTVSLPSARDLVTLGVDNERIALVRNGLDEAPTHTLSGPRAAAPRVVVLSRLVPHKQIEDALNAVAELRPRLPGLHLDIVGDGWWRQRLVDHAHRIGVSDAVTFHGHVDDITKHHVLQHSWVHVLPSRKEGWGLAVVEAAQHRVPTIGYRSSGGLCDSIVDGVTGILVDDGPELVDRLEQLLCDPVLRDELGAKAQARSVEFSWAQSADAMRTVLEAVQAGTPISGVV encoded by the coding sequence ATGTCTACCCTGCGCTCGGTATTGCTGCTGTGTTGGCGCGATACCGGACACCCGCAGGGCGGTGGCAGCGAAACCTACCTGCAGCGCATCGGTGCCCAGCTCGCGGCGTCGGGCGTGGACGTCACGCTGCGCACCGCGCGCTACGCCGCTGCCCCGCGACGCGAAGTGGTCGACGGCGTGCGGATCAGCCGCGCGGGCGGGCGTTATTCGGTGTACCTCTGGGCGCTGGCGGCGATGGCCGCCGCCCGGCTGCGCGGAGCCGCGCCCGACGTGGTTGTCGACACTCAGAACGGCTTGCCGTTCTTGGCCCGGCTGGTCTACGGCCGGCGGGTGGTGATGCTGGTGCACCACTGCCATCGGGAACAGTGGCCGGTGGCCGGGCCGGTGCTCGGCCGGCTCGGTTGGTTCATCGAGTCGCGGCTATCGCCTTGGGCGAACCGTCGCAATCAATACGTGACGGTGTCGTTGCCGTCGGCTCGCGATTTGGTCACCCTTGGCGTCGACAACGAGCGAATCGCGTTGGTGCGCAACGGTCTTGATGAAGCGCCGACGCACACGTTGTCCGGCCCGCGCGCGGCCGCACCGCGCGTCGTGGTGCTGTCACGGCTGGTGCCGCACAAGCAGATTGAGGATGCGCTGAATGCGGTGGCCGAGCTGCGGCCGCGCCTTCCCGGCCTGCACCTCGACATCGTCGGTGACGGATGGTGGCGACAAAGGCTCGTCGACCATGCGCACCGAATCGGCGTGTCCGACGCGGTGACCTTCCACGGCCACGTCGACGACATCACCAAACACCATGTGCTGCAACACTCTTGGGTGCATGTGCTGCCCTCCCGCAAGGAGGGTTGGGGTCTGGCGGTGGTGGAGGCCGCCCAGCACCGGGTGCCCACCATCGGGTATCGATCCTCCGGCGGACTGTGCGACTCCATCGTCGACGGCGTCACCGGGATATTGGTGGACGACGGCCCCGAGCTGGTCGATCGCCTCGAGCAGCTGCTGTGCGACCCCGTCCTGCGTGACGAGCTCGGCGCCAAGGCGCAGGCGCGCAGCGTCGAGTTCTCTTGGGCGCAAAGCGCCGACGCGATGCGCACGGTGCTGGAAGCCGTGCAAGCCGGCACGCCAATCAGCGGCGTCGTTTGA
- a CDS encoding class I SAM-dependent methyltransferase translates to MAVTDVFARRATLGRSVRLLSQFRYEQSDPARFYGALAGDTAAMVGELWRGLHGEDPSGRTLLDVGGGPGYFATAFADAGLRYLGVEPDPGEMHSAGTAFAGASGGFVRASGMALPFADDSVDICLSSNVAEHVPRPWRLGAEMLRVTRPGGLTVLSYTVWLGPFGGHEMGLTHYLGGERAAARYARKHGRRPKNDYGSSLFAVSAAEGLSWAANTGALVAAFPRYHPRWAWWLTSVPALREFAVSNLVLVLSPR, encoded by the coding sequence GTGGCCGTCACCGACGTTTTCGCGCGACGGGCGACGTTGGGCCGCTCGGTGCGGCTGCTGTCGCAGTTCCGCTACGAACAGTCCGACCCGGCGCGGTTCTACGGCGCGCTGGCGGGCGACACCGCGGCGATGGTCGGTGAACTCTGGCGCGGCCTGCACGGCGAGGACCCGTCCGGTCGCACGCTGCTCGACGTCGGCGGCGGACCCGGGTACTTCGCGACCGCCTTCGCCGATGCCGGGCTGCGCTACCTCGGCGTGGAGCCGGACCCGGGCGAAATGCATTCCGCTGGAACAGCTTTCGCGGGTGCTTCGGGCGGGTTTGTGCGCGCGTCCGGGATGGCGCTGCCGTTCGCCGACGACAGCGTGGACATCTGCCTGTCGTCCAACGTGGCCGAGCACGTGCCGCGGCCCTGGCGGCTCGGCGCCGAGATGCTGCGGGTAACCAGGCCGGGCGGGCTGACCGTGCTGTCCTACACCGTGTGGCTGGGCCCGTTCGGCGGCCACGAGATGGGCCTGACCCACTACCTGGGCGGCGAGCGCGCCGCCGCCCGGTACGCCCGCAAGCACGGCCGTCGGCCGAAGAACGACTACGGGTCGTCGTTGTTCGCGGTGTCGGCCGCCGAGGGGCTGAGCTGGGCCGCGAATACCGGCGCGTTGGTCGCCGCATTCCCCCGCTACCACCCGCGATGGGCGTGGTGGCTGACGTCGGTGCCGGCGCTGCGCGAGTTCGCGGTGAGCAATCTGGTGCTGGTGCTGTCACCCCGGTAA
- a CDS encoding PE family protein has product MSSVIAIPDLVAAAASDLHSLGSTINGAHAAATPPTTGLLAAAEDEVSTAVAALFGQHAKEFQALAAQAQTFHQSFVQALNGAANAYSGADAHSAAALALNAINAPTEALLGRPLIGNGAPGTPGTGENGGAGGILIGNGGAGGSGGIGQNGGNGGAGGLIGSGGAGGAGGGALNGVAGNGGHGGNAGLFGNGGAGGLGGNGTNPDNPLGAGTGGAGGRGGNGGLFFGNGGLGGGGGAGPTAGGAGGAGGAGGLFYGNGGGGGAGADGGAGGAGGSAHLLGNGGAGGAGGTGVAGIAGSGGGNGGAGGNAGLLSGQAGAGGAGGAGLAGLNSSSGGNGGSGGGAGLFGGGGDGGVGGDAAVDGTNGDGGQGGAGGVFYGNGGNGGAAGLATGLGVSAGNGGNGGDAKLIGNGGNGGNTLDGGTPGKGGNKGLLFGTQGTPGSNVL; this is encoded by the coding sequence ATGTCTTCTGTGATCGCTATACCCGATCTGGTGGCGGCTGCTGCCTCAGATCTGCACAGTCTCGGTTCGACAATCAACGGCGCCCATGCCGCCGCCACGCCCCCCACAACGGGGCTGCTGGCCGCGGCCGAAGACGAAGTGTCGACGGCGGTCGCGGCGCTATTCGGCCAGCACGCCAAGGAATTCCAAGCGCTAGCCGCCCAGGCGCAAACGTTCCACCAGAGTTTCGTCCAGGCCTTGAACGGTGCCGCCAACGCGTATTCCGGCGCCGACGCCCATAGTGCCGCCGCCCTCGCGCTCAACGCGATCAACGCACCCACCGAGGCTCTGCTGGGCCGCCCGCTGATCGGCAACGGCGCGCCCGGCACGCCCGGAACGGGTGAAAACGGCGGCGCCGGAGGCATTCTGATCGGCAACGGCGGCGCGGGCGGATCGGGCGGCATAGGCCAAAACGGCGGCAATGGCGGGGCGGGCGGCCTGATCGGCAGCGGCGGGGCCGGCGGGGCCGGCGGCGGCGCGCTCAATGGGGTGGCCGGCAACGGCGGTCATGGCGGCAACGCCGGGTTGTTCGGCAACGGCGGTGCGGGCGGCCTGGGCGGGAACGGCACTAACCCCGACAATCCGCTGGGCGCCGGCACCGGCGGCGCCGGCGGCAGGGGTGGCAACGGCGGCCTGTTCTTCGGGAACGGCGGTCTCGGTGGCGGCGGTGGGGCCGGGCCCACCGCCGGCGGCGCGGGCGGCGCCGGCGGTGCCGGTGGCCTGTTCTACGGCAACGGTGGTGGCGGCGGCGCCGGCGCCGACGGCGGCGCCGGCGGTGCCGGTGGATCCGCGCACCTGCTCGGCAACGGCGGCGCCGGCGGCGCCGGCGGGACGGGGGTCGCAGGCATCGCGGGCAGCGGCGGCGGCAACGGCGGGGCCGGCGGCAACGCCGGGCTGCTGAGCGGGCAAGCCGGTGCCGGCGGTGCCGGCGGGGCCGGCCTTGCCGGCCTCAACAGCAGCTCGGGCGGCAACGGCGGATCCGGCGGCGGTGCCGGCCTGTTCGGCGGCGGCGGGGACGGCGGGGTCGGCGGCGACGCCGCCGTGGACGGCACCAACGGGGACGGCGGGCAGGGCGGCGCCGGGGGCGTGTTCTACGGCAATGGCGGCAACGGCGGCGCAGCCGGTCTCGCGACCGGGTTGGGCGTCAGCGCCGGCAACGGCGGCAACGGCGGCGATGCCAAGCTCATCGGCAACGGCGGCAACGGCGGCAATACCCTCGACGGCGGGACGCCCGGCAAGGGTGGCAACAAGGGTCTGCTGTTCGGGACCCAGGGGACTCCCGGATCGAACGTGCTCTAG
- a CDS encoding TetR/AcrR family transcriptional regulator translates to MTRASTGAQAPTRAPKRGNTRTKMLVAAADVMRERGAAGVTIDEVLARSGAPRGSVYYHFPDGRNQILAEALQYSGDSITAMIDDAAGWGAKALLREFVKFWERLLTDADFAAGCPVVAAAIGSSDDDPKLSAEAGVILGRWCTALTGAFVNDGFADEEAESLAVMAIAALEGAIVLSRSTRCVRPLSQVWDQLEFLIKAREFVRRNGLSE, encoded by the coding sequence ATGACCCGGGCCAGCACAGGCGCGCAGGCGCCGACTCGCGCGCCCAAGCGCGGCAACACCCGGACAAAAATGCTGGTCGCCGCCGCTGACGTGATGCGCGAGCGCGGGGCGGCCGGGGTCACCATCGACGAGGTGCTGGCCCGCAGCGGCGCGCCGCGCGGCTCGGTCTACTACCACTTCCCGGACGGGCGCAACCAGATTCTGGCCGAGGCCCTGCAGTACTCCGGGGACTCCATCACCGCCATGATCGACGACGCCGCCGGCTGGGGCGCCAAGGCCCTGCTGCGCGAGTTCGTCAAATTCTGGGAACGCTTGCTCACCGACGCCGACTTCGCCGCGGGCTGCCCGGTGGTTGCCGCAGCGATCGGGTCAAGCGACGACGACCCCAAACTCTCCGCCGAGGCGGGCGTCATCTTGGGCCGCTGGTGTACTGCGTTGACCGGGGCATTCGTCAACGACGGCTTCGCCGACGAGGAGGCTGAGTCGTTGGCGGTCATGGCGATCGCCGCGCTGGAAGGCGCGATCGTGTTGTCCCGCTCGACCCGCTGCGTGCGGCCGTTGAGCCAGGTCTGGGACCAACTCGAATTCCTCATCAAGGCGAGGGAATTCGTCCGTCGCAACGGGCTGTCCGAGTAG